From Streptomyces sp. Edi4, one genomic window encodes:
- a CDS encoding HAMP domain-containing sensor histidine kinase, whose protein sequence is MKRAVLAGLRWTSLRLRLVVVFALVALTAAVSASGIAYWLNREAVLVRTQDAALNDFRQGMQSRAASLPLQPAEHDLQSAAQQMADSSNSRYNVVLVDERAPGKPIVGASDLDVFTLDDVPASLQDAVTKKQKVTQTNAYPYHLFWQRVTLHGHPYLVGGTKVIGAGPTGYMLAPLDQERRDLNSLAWSLGIATFLALLASALLAQAAATTVLRPVRRLGDAARRLGEGKLDTRLRVSGTDELADLSRTFNRTAEALEKKVTDMSAREEASRRFVADMSHELRTPLTALTAVAEVLDEEEDSLDPMIAPAVRLVVSETRRLNVLVENLMEVTRFDAGTARLVLDDVDIADQITACIDARAWLDAVELDAERGIMARLDPRRLDVVLANLIGNALKHGGSPVRVSVRVEGEELVIAVRDHGPGIPEDVLPHVFDRFYKASASRPRSEGSGLGLSIAMENAHIHGGDITATNSPEGGAVFVLRLPIDATPPAGPRTPEGDAAQ, encoded by the coding sequence GTGAAGCGAGCTGTACTCGCCGGTCTGCGCTGGACCAGTCTGCGGCTGCGGCTCGTCGTCGTGTTCGCACTCGTCGCGCTCACCGCCGCCGTCTCCGCCTCCGGCATCGCGTACTGGCTCAACCGCGAGGCCGTGCTGGTGCGCACCCAGGACGCGGCCCTCAACGACTTCCGCCAGGGCATGCAGAGCCGGGCGGCGTCCTTGCCGTTGCAGCCGGCCGAGCACGACCTCCAGAGCGCCGCCCAGCAGATGGCGGACAGCTCCAACTCCCGGTACAACGTGGTCCTCGTGGATGAGCGCGCCCCGGGCAAGCCGATCGTGGGCGCGTCCGACCTGGACGTCTTCACGCTCGATGACGTGCCCGCCTCGCTCCAGGACGCGGTCACCAAGAAGCAGAAGGTCACCCAGACCAACGCCTACCCGTACCACCTCTTCTGGCAGCGCGTCACGCTGCACGGCCATCCCTACCTGGTCGGCGGCACCAAGGTGATCGGCGCCGGGCCGACCGGCTACATGCTGGCCCCGCTGGACCAGGAGCGGCGCGACCTCAACTCCCTGGCCTGGTCGCTCGGCATCGCCACCTTCCTCGCGCTGCTCGCCTCCGCGCTGCTCGCGCAGGCCGCCGCCACCACCGTGCTGCGGCCGGTACGGCGCCTCGGGGACGCGGCGCGCAGGCTGGGCGAGGGCAAGCTCGACACCCGGCTTCGAGTGTCCGGCACGGACGAACTCGCCGATCTGTCAAGGACGTTCAACCGCACGGCGGAGGCTTTGGAGAAGAAGGTCACCGACATGAGCGCGCGCGAGGAGGCGAGCCGCCGTTTCGTCGCCGACATGTCGCACGAGCTGCGTACGCCGCTGACCGCGCTGACGGCCGTCGCCGAAGTCCTCGACGAGGAGGAGGACAGCCTCGACCCGATGATCGCGCCCGCCGTGCGGCTCGTGGTCTCCGAGACGCGGCGCCTGAACGTCCTGGTCGAGAACCTGATGGAGGTCACCCGCTTCGACGCGGGCACCGCGCGTCTGGTCCTGGACGACGTGGACATCGCCGACCAGATCACCGCGTGCATCGACGCCCGGGCCTGGCTCGACGCCGTCGAACTGGACGCGGAGCGCGGCATCATGGCCCGCCTCGACCCGCGCCGCCTGGACGTGGTCCTGGCCAACCTGATCGGCAACGCGCTCAAGCACGGCGGGTCCCCGGTGCGGGTCTCGGTGCGGGTGGAGGGCGAGGAGCTGGTCATCGCGGTACGCGACCACGGGCCCGGCATCCCCGAGGACGTACTGCCGCACGTCTTCGACCGGTTCTACAAGGCCAGCGCCTCACGGCCGCGTTCGGAGGGCAGCGGGCTCGGTTTGTCCATCGCCATGGAGAACGCGCACATCCACGGCGGCGACATCACCGCCACCAACTCCCCCGAGGGCGGCGCCGTGTTCGTGCTGCGCCTGCCGATCGACGCCACGCCGCCCGCCGGCCCCCGGACGCCGGAAGGAGACGCGGCGCAGTGA
- a CDS encoding STAS domain-containing protein — translation MTSATRRGLIGVEPIDPPERPAVLSVPDPLTFADVPLLCERLRGLYGAGAREVVCDFGAVTRADLAVVEAVARLRLTARRAGGRVVLRNAGAGLVALLDLAGLGLDSP, via the coding sequence GGAACCCATCGATCCCCCGGAGCGGCCCGCCGTCCTCAGCGTGCCCGACCCCCTCACCTTCGCCGACGTACCCCTCCTGTGCGAGCGGCTGCGTGGGCTGTACGGGGCCGGGGCGCGGGAGGTGGTGTGCGACTTCGGCGCGGTGACCCGGGCCGACCTGGCCGTGGTCGAGGCCGTGGCCCGGCTGCGGCTCACGGCTCGGCGGGCCGGGGGACGGGTGGTGCTGCGCAACGCGGGGGCGGGGTTGGTGGCGCTGCTCGATCTGGCGGGGCTGGGGCTGGACTCCCCGTAA
- a CDS encoding PspC domain-containing protein: MSASLVRPTEGRMIGGVCAALARRFGTSASTMRVIFLVSCLLPGPQCVLYLALWALIPGEKSPRAAW, encoded by the coding sequence ATGAGCGCCTCTCTCGTCCGACCCACCGAAGGCCGCATGATCGGCGGGGTGTGCGCCGCACTCGCACGGCGTTTCGGCACCTCCGCGTCCACGATGCGCGTGATCTTCCTGGTGTCGTGTCTGCTTCCGGGGCCGCAGTGCGTGCTCTATCTGGCCCTGTGGGCCCTGATCCCCGGCGAGAAGTCACCCCGCGCCGCCTGGTAG
- a CDS encoding tetratricopeptide repeat protein: MAGMPNDHLRRLFAESGWTLSQWARAVNLVGSENGTPLRYIASAAHHWLGGTTPRDRVRGFIVEALSRRLQRPVTHAEAGFGRCSAPSAPVPDAVEGLVELGRGDMGPSRRGVLGAGLFSVALTIPGWPDVVGRAEALQSGKTTRIGPHDVDMVVAMTERVSDLDDEFGGRYARPMAAAFLVNTVAPALRADGSEAVKNAMRSAASDLCYLTGYMAVDEGLHGLAQGYYVKALELAGAADDHLTYCTTLRGMSVQAVDLGHGRTAARLADSAAAASPAAGPRMRAFLAGQQAHAAAQTGDRVGALRYMSEAEVAMDRAESRGKAFGSYDPASLHYHVSQVRYELGDVAGAVEAMLESDRTRHNVYRRSRVHRRGLLAERQLQVGHLEAACHTWGLALDDYPLVQSGRADDRMSRMAGMLRPHAKNAVARELLDRARAVMPGRLYG; encoded by the coding sequence ATGGCAGGCATGCCGAACGATCACCTGCGGCGACTGTTCGCGGAAAGCGGCTGGACGCTCAGCCAATGGGCGCGCGCCGTGAACCTGGTCGGGAGCGAGAACGGCACGCCCCTGCGATACATCGCCTCCGCGGCACATCATTGGCTCGGGGGTACGACGCCCCGGGACCGGGTGCGGGGCTTCATCGTCGAAGCGCTGTCGCGACGGCTTCAGCGTCCCGTGACCCACGCCGAGGCGGGGTTCGGGCGTTGCTCGGCCCCGTCTGCACCCGTGCCCGATGCGGTGGAGGGGCTGGTCGAGTTGGGGAGGGGGGACATGGGCCCGTCACGGCGAGGCGTGCTCGGTGCGGGCCTGTTCTCCGTGGCCCTCACGATCCCCGGATGGCCGGACGTCGTAGGTCGTGCGGAAGCTCTGCAGTCAGGGAAGACCACGCGTATCGGCCCGCACGACGTCGACATGGTCGTCGCCATGACCGAGCGCGTTTCCGATCTGGACGACGAGTTCGGAGGACGGTACGCACGCCCCATGGCTGCCGCCTTTCTGGTCAACACGGTGGCTCCCGCTCTCCGCGCCGATGGCTCCGAAGCGGTCAAGAACGCCATGCGGTCGGCCGCATCGGACCTCTGCTACCTAACCGGATACATGGCGGTGGACGAGGGCCTGCACGGGCTGGCGCAGGGCTACTACGTGAAGGCTCTTGAGCTTGCGGGGGCGGCCGACGATCACCTGACCTACTGCACCACGCTGCGGGGGATGAGCGTTCAAGCCGTCGATCTGGGGCACGGCCGAACGGCGGCGCGGCTGGCCGACTCGGCAGCTGCGGCCTCGCCTGCCGCAGGGCCGCGCATGCGGGCCTTCCTGGCCGGACAGCAAGCTCATGCCGCCGCGCAGACCGGAGACCGAGTCGGCGCGCTGCGGTACATGAGTGAGGCCGAGGTCGCCATGGACCGAGCCGAATCCCGGGGGAAGGCCTTCGGCTCGTACGATCCCGCTTCCCTTCACTACCACGTGAGCCAGGTCCGCTATGAGCTGGGTGATGTGGCGGGCGCGGTCGAGGCGATGCTGGAGTCCGATCGGACGCGGCACAATGTCTACCGGCGCTCTCGTGTGCACCGCCGGGGGCTTCTGGCCGAACGGCAGTTGCAGGTCGGACACCTTGAAGCGGCTTGCCATACCTGGGGTCTGGCGCTTGACGACTACCCGTTGGTGCAGTCCGGGCGAGCGGATGACCGGATGTCCCGCATGGCGGGGATGTTGCGGCCCCATGCCAAGAACGCGGTGGCCCGCGAATTGCTCGACCGCGCGCGTGCGGTGATGCCGGGCCGGCTCTACGGGTAG
- a CDS encoding VanZ family protein: MGSVQQREGQGGDAVIRFRVVGCVLLLAHLLLVAWVTLRPRDVLWVTATNLTPLAGIKADLALGPLEAAHRIGEGLLLLAPLGILLPLAGGRLWVSPLASLVRTVLAGALISLGIALLQTAVPGQVPDVDALLLNTTGVALAHLAVVPAGRRGIRRRNQRVGPAPVLREDSAQGRTPTIPRVGIAP, encoded by the coding sequence TTGGGCAGCGTGCAGCAGCGTGAAGGTCAGGGCGGCGACGCCGTCATCCGGTTCCGCGTGGTGGGATGCGTGCTCCTCCTCGCGCATCTGCTGCTCGTGGCATGGGTCACCCTGCGTCCACGGGACGTGCTGTGGGTGACCGCCACCAATCTGACCCCGCTCGCCGGCATCAAGGCCGATCTGGCGCTCGGCCCCCTGGAGGCCGCCCACCGGATCGGCGAGGGGCTTCTGCTGCTGGCGCCGCTCGGGATACTGCTCCCGCTGGCCGGCGGCCGCCTCTGGGTCTCCCCGCTCGCCTCGCTGGTCCGCACCGTCCTGGCGGGCGCGCTGATCTCCCTCGGCATCGCCCTGCTCCAGACGGCCGTGCCCGGACAGGTGCCCGATGTCGACGCGCTGCTCCTGAACACCACCGGAGTGGCCCTGGCCCACCTCGCGGTGGTACCGGCGGGCCGGCGCGGCATACGCCGCAGGAACCAGCGCGTGGGCCCCGCCCCCGTCCTTCGGGAGGACTCCGCTCAGGGGCGCACCCCGACGATTCCCAGGGTCGGGATCGCCCCGTAG
- a CDS encoding NAD(P)H-binding protein, with protein sequence MILVTGANGNLGAATLAALRAGGATATGGSRTPGEGTRHLDFDDPASLDLTGVSTLVLISAGYGEDDQVVGRHTAVLDAAVRDGVRHVVYTSLTTAGDHLGFALAHRATERLVRSSGLPWTILRNGLYAELFGGLLMWAGDAVESPFAEGALAAVAREDLADAAANVAADPARHDGMVYDLVGTPITAGQVADELGVPHHTIGLGEYRRRLLDETPGLLPFQPPMLASIATGIRHGFLNGTTPDLAHLLGRPARDPLTTAVAVASATRAEASL encoded by the coding sequence ATGATCTTGGTGACGGGCGCAAACGGGAACCTCGGCGCGGCCACCCTCGCGGCGCTGCGTGCGGGCGGCGCCACCGCCACGGGCGGCAGCCGCACGCCGGGCGAGGGAACGCGGCACCTCGACTTCGACGATCCGGCGAGCCTCGATCTCACCGGGGTGTCGACCCTGGTGCTGATTTCCGCCGGTTACGGCGAGGACGATCAGGTCGTCGGCCGGCACACGGCTGTCCTGGACGCCGCCGTCCGTGACGGCGTGCGCCACGTCGTGTACACGAGCCTGACCACGGCCGGCGACCACCTCGGATTCGCCCTGGCACACCGGGCCACCGAGCGCCTGGTGCGGTCGAGCGGCCTGCCGTGGACGATCCTGCGCAACGGCCTGTACGCCGAGCTCTTCGGCGGCCTGCTGATGTGGGCCGGTGACGCGGTGGAATCCCCGTTCGCAGAGGGCGCTCTGGCGGCGGTCGCGCGGGAAGACCTCGCCGATGCCGCGGCGAACGTGGCGGCGGATCCGGCGCGGCACGACGGCATGGTCTACGACCTCGTCGGCACGCCGATCACGGCGGGGCAGGTGGCGGACGAACTCGGCGTCCCGCACCACACCATCGGCCTGGGCGAGTACCGCCGAAGGCTTCTCGATGAGACGCCGGGGCTCCTGCCGTTCCAGCCCCCCATGCTCGCGTCGATCGCCACGGGCATCCGCCACGGCTTCCTGAACGGCACCACTCCCGACCTCGCGCATCTTCTCGGCCGCCCGGCCCGCGACCCGTTGACCACGGCGGTCGCCGTCGCGTCCGCCACACGGGCAGAGGCAAGCCTCTAG
- a CDS encoding sigma-70 family RNA polymerase sigma factor codes for MSDLAAAADLDVRLEEHRRELTGYCYRMLGSAFEAEDAVQDTLVRAWRSIDKFEGRSSLRSWLYRIATNVCLDMLTAGNKRARPMDLTAATPVANAQLNSRPEVTWLEPVPDGRVLPTVEDPAEAALARESVRLAFVAALQHLPPKQRAVLILREVLAWKAAEVAELLDTTVASVNSALQRARSTLAESDPKQTDAADPLDEEQQKLLDRYVAAFEGYDMTALTALLHEDATLSMPPYDLWLRGHDDIVGWMLGVGSVCRGSRLLPTVANGTPAFAHYHPDPAGGFAPWALMVLETTGGKVSGITSFLDTERWFPLFNLPARLDAEGYAVTAD; via the coding sequence ATGAGTGATCTGGCAGCGGCGGCGGACCTGGACGTACGCCTGGAGGAACACCGCAGGGAGCTGACGGGGTACTGCTACCGCATGCTCGGCTCGGCCTTCGAGGCGGAGGACGCGGTGCAGGACACGCTGGTGCGGGCGTGGCGGAGCATCGACAAGTTCGAGGGCCGCTCCTCCCTGCGCTCGTGGCTGTACCGCATCGCGACCAACGTGTGCCTGGACATGCTGACGGCAGGCAACAAGCGGGCCCGCCCGATGGATCTGACGGCGGCCACCCCGGTGGCCAACGCCCAGCTCAACTCCCGCCCGGAAGTGACCTGGTTGGAGCCGGTGCCGGACGGCCGGGTGCTGCCCACTGTCGAGGACCCGGCGGAGGCGGCGCTGGCCCGCGAGTCGGTGCGGCTCGCCTTCGTCGCGGCGCTCCAGCACCTGCCGCCCAAGCAGCGCGCGGTGCTGATCCTGCGCGAGGTGCTGGCGTGGAAGGCGGCGGAGGTCGCCGAGCTCCTGGACACGACGGTCGCCTCGGTCAACTCCGCGCTCCAGCGCGCCCGTTCGACGCTGGCCGAGTCCGACCCGAAGCAGACGGACGCGGCCGACCCCCTCGACGAGGAGCAGCAGAAGCTCCTGGACCGCTATGTGGCGGCCTTCGAGGGCTACGACATGACGGCCCTGACCGCCCTGCTCCACGAGGACGCGACGCTGTCGATGCCGCCGTACGACCTGTGGCTGCGGGGCCACGACGACATCGTGGGCTGGATGCTGGGCGTGGGCTCGGTCTGCCGCGGCTCCCGCCTCCTGCCGACGGTGGCCAACGGCACGCCGGCGTTCGCCCACTACCACCCGGACCCGGCGGGCGGGTTCGCCCCGTGGGCCCTGATGGTGCTGGAAACGACCGGGGGCAAGGTCTCGGGCATCACGTCCTTCCTGGACACGGAACGCTGGTTCCCCTTGTTCAACCTCCCGGCCCGCCTTGACGCGGAGGGGTACGCGGTGACGGCCGACTGA
- a CDS encoding adenosine deaminase, which produces MTSQTASVPTPDQISRAPKVLLHDHLDGGLRPGTIIDIAREVGYEGLPETEADKLGIWFREAADSGSLERYLETFAHTCAVMQTRDALVRVAAECAQDLAEDGVVYAEVRYAPEQHLEGGLTLQEVVEAVNEGFREGEKRARAGGHRIRVGALLTAMRHAARALEIAELANSYRDSGVVGFDIAGAEAGFPPTRHLDAFEYLKRENNHFTIHAGEAFGLPSIWQALQWCGADRLGHGVRIIDDIEVTEDGGVKLGRLASYVRDKRIPLEMCPTSNLQTGAASSYADHPIGLLRTLHFRATVNTDNRLMSGTSMSQEFEHLTKAFGYTLDDMQWFTVNAMKSAFIPFDERLAMINEVIKPGYAELKSEWLFQQTATTSGSASASG; this is translated from the coding sequence ATGACGAGCCAGACCGCATCCGTGCCCACCCCGGATCAGATCAGCCGTGCCCCGAAGGTGCTGCTCCACGACCACCTCGACGGGGGTCTGCGCCCCGGGACCATCATCGACATCGCCCGCGAAGTCGGGTACGAAGGCCTGCCCGAGACCGAGGCCGACAAGCTCGGCATCTGGTTCCGCGAGGCCGCCGACTCGGGCTCCCTCGAACGGTACTTGGAGACCTTCGCGCACACCTGCGCCGTCATGCAGACCCGCGACGCGCTCGTCCGCGTCGCCGCCGAGTGCGCCCAGGACCTGGCCGAGGACGGCGTCGTCTACGCCGAGGTGCGCTACGCGCCCGAGCAGCACCTGGAGGGGGGCCTCACCCTCCAAGAGGTCGTCGAGGCCGTCAACGAGGGCTTTCGCGAAGGGGAGAAGCGGGCCCGCGCGGGCGGCCACCGCATCCGGGTGGGCGCGCTGCTGACCGCCATGCGGCACGCCGCCCGCGCCCTGGAGATCGCCGAACTGGCCAACTCCTACCGGGACTCGGGCGTCGTCGGCTTCGACATCGCGGGCGCGGAGGCGGGCTTCCCGCCCACCCGTCACCTCGACGCCTTCGAGTACCTGAAGCGCGAGAACAACCACTTCACCATCCACGCAGGCGAGGCCTTCGGCCTGCCGTCGATCTGGCAGGCGCTCCAGTGGTGCGGCGCCGACCGGCTCGGCCACGGCGTCCGCATCATCGACGACATCGAGGTCACCGAGGACGGCGGCGTGAAGCTCGGCCGGCTCGCCTCGTACGTGCGCGACAAGCGGATCCCCCTGGAGATGTGCCCCACCTCCAACCTCCAGACCGGCGCCGCCTCCTCGTACGCCGACCACCCCATCGGGCTGCTGCGCACACTGCACTTCCGGGCCACCGTCAACACCGACAACCGGCTGATGTCGGGGACCAGCATGAGCCAGGAATTCGAGCACCTGACGAAGGCGTTCGGCTACACGCTCGACGACATGCAGTGGTTCACGGTCAATGCGATGAAATCCGCGTTCATTCCTTTCGATGAACGGCTCGCGATGATCAATGAGGTGATCAAGCCCGGTTATGCCGAGTTGAAATCCGAATGGCTGTTCCAGCAGACGGCCACGACCAGCGGTTCCGCCTCCGCGAGCGGCTGA
- a CDS encoding LysR family transcriptional regulator, whose translation MEGAAMALAPRLACFVGVARHEHVTRAALELGVPQSTLSRAMVRLEEDLGVALFARKGRTVALTAAGRAFLGSAERALAEVGRAAESVRADADPGTGKVAFGFLHTMGSETVPGLIRAFRADHPRIRFTLVQNYGEAMIERLRAGELDLCLTSPVPDAPDLVARRLDEQRLRLVVPEDHRLAGRKRVRLAEAADETFVTLEPGYGLRRITDDLCAKAGFAPRIAFEGEEAETLRGLVAAGLGVALLPPPAVARPGVVELTVTAPRAVREIGVAWLDGHPDTPPVAAFKAFLLSRRGKLIPQ comes from the coding sequence ATGGAGGGCGCCGCGATGGCGCTCGCGCCGCGCCTCGCCTGCTTCGTCGGGGTGGCCCGCCACGAGCACGTCACACGCGCCGCGCTCGAACTGGGCGTGCCGCAGTCGACCCTCTCGCGCGCCATGGTCCGTCTCGAAGAGGACCTGGGCGTCGCCCTGTTCGCGCGCAAGGGCCGCACCGTGGCGCTGACCGCCGCGGGCCGCGCCTTCCTCGGCTCGGCCGAGCGGGCGCTGGCCGAGGTCGGCAGGGCCGCCGAGTCGGTGCGCGCGGACGCCGACCCGGGCACCGGAAAGGTCGCCTTCGGCTTTCTGCACACCATGGGGTCCGAGACCGTGCCGGGTCTCATCCGCGCCTTCCGGGCCGATCATCCCCGGATCCGCTTCACCCTCGTACAGAACTACGGCGAGGCGATGATCGAGCGGCTGCGGGCCGGTGAACTCGACCTGTGTCTGACCTCGCCGGTGCCCGACGCGCCCGACCTGGTGGCCCGGCGCCTGGACGAGCAGCGGCTGCGTCTTGTGGTGCCCGAGGACCACCGGCTCGCGGGGCGCAAGCGGGTGCGGCTCGCGGAGGCCGCCGATGAGACCTTCGTGACGCTGGAGCCCGGTTACGGTCTGCGGCGCATCACCGACGACCTGTGCGCCAAGGCCGGGTTCGCGCCGCGCATCGCCTTCGAGGGCGAGGAGGCCGAGACGCTGCGCGGTCTGGTCGCCGCCGGGCTCGGCGTGGCGCTGCTGCCGCCACCGGCGGTGGCCAGGCCCGGGGTCGTGGAGCTGACCGTCACCGCGCCGCGCGCGGTGCGCGAGATCGGCGTGGCCTGGCTCGACGGCCACCCCGACACCCCGCCGGTGGCCGCCTTCAAGGCCTTCCTGCTGTCCCGGCGCGGCAAGCTGATCCCGCAGTGA
- a CDS encoding alpha/beta hydrolase, which yields MAQQAIPLPAARLGRAVGATGAGATVSGVVLVLPDGDPVSARRPSPFSYAAALPLARRLARDGRAAGLVAHGVHYRAGGWNGGDARLALDAEWAADEAVRRYGDVQVCLAGHGMGARAALRAAGHPAVNSVLALAPWIPPDDVTADGEPVKQLVGRRVLIVHGTNDARSDPELSYRLAERAKKANRDTCRFEVHSDGHALRQHRPEVHALAVDFVLGTLCSRPYARPVEDAFAAPPPLGLRMPLAAGFGKSLHP from the coding sequence ATGGCACAGCAAGCGATTCCCCTGCCTGCTGCCCGGCTGGGACGGGCCGTCGGTGCGACCGGCGCCGGCGCGACGGTCAGCGGTGTGGTCCTCGTGCTCCCGGACGGCGACCCCGTCTCGGCACGCCGGCCCTCCCCCTTCTCCTACGCGGCCGCGCTGCCCCTGGCCCGCAGGCTGGCCAGGGACGGCCGCGCGGCGGGCCTGGTGGCGCACGGCGTGCACTACCGCGCGGGCGGCTGGAACGGCGGCGACGCCCGGCTCGCCCTGGACGCCGAGTGGGCGGCCGACGAGGCCGTACGCCGCTACGGCGATGTCCAGGTGTGCCTGGCGGGACACGGCATGGGTGCCCGCGCGGCGCTGCGCGCGGCGGGCCACCCGGCGGTCAACTCCGTTCTCGCGCTCGCCCCTTGGATCCCGCCGGACGACGTGACGGCCGATGGGGAGCCGGTGAAGCAGCTCGTGGGACGGCGGGTGCTCATCGTGCACGGCACCAATGACGCGCGCAGCGACCCCGAGCTCTCCTACCGCCTCGCCGAGCGCGCCAAGAAGGCCAACCGGGACACCTGCCGCTTCGAGGTCCACTCCGACGGCCACGCGCTGCGCCAGCACCGCCCCGAAGTGCACGCGCTCGCCGTGGACTTCGTGCTCGGGACCCTGTGCTCGCGCCCGTACGCCCGCCCGGTCGAGGACGCCTTCGCCGCGCCGCCGCCGCTGGGGCTGCGCATGCCCCTGGCCGCGGGGTTCGGCAAGTCCCTGCACCCGTAA
- a CDS encoding MFS transporter produces MPPASTGASTTVAASTSSSPLQLAPGAAGYRRMSFALFAAGVATFALLYSTQALLPLISADLGATASAASWTVSAATGALALFVLPLSALSERFGRTRMMTVSLAVAVAVGLFVPFAPNVTWLVALRAVQGAAIAGLPASAMAYLAEEVRPKALVAAIGLFVAGNSIGGMSGRILTGWVAQALGWRAALLAVGVLAAVCAVAFKVLLPSARNFQPGSLNPRALAHTVRGHLTDPLLVRLYVIGALFMTVFGAVYTVIGYRLTAAPFHLPQGLIGSIFLVYLVGTVSSATAGKLVARVGRRGALYLAVSTTAAGLLLSLASSLPAILAGLVLITAGFFMGHSVASSSVSHTAKQGRAQASALYQSAYYLGSSAGGTLGAVAFHAAGWPATVALGLVAVVGVVSVTLYGTHAARAERRVQRLRLAHARP; encoded by the coding sequence ATGCCTCCCGCCAGTACCGGGGCGTCCACCACCGTGGCCGCCTCGACCTCGTCGTCCCCGCTCCAGCTCGCCCCGGGCGCCGCCGGTTACCGCCGGATGAGCTTCGCGCTCTTCGCCGCCGGTGTCGCCACCTTCGCCCTCCTCTACTCCACCCAGGCCCTGCTGCCCCTGATCTCCGCCGACCTCGGGGCCACGGCGAGCGCGGCCAGCTGGACGGTGTCGGCGGCCACCGGCGCGCTCGCCCTGTTCGTCCTGCCGCTCAGCGCCCTGTCCGAGCGGTTCGGGCGCACCCGGATGATGACGGTGTCCCTGGCGGTCGCGGTGGCGGTAGGCCTGTTCGTGCCGTTCGCGCCGAACGTGACCTGGCTGGTGGCGCTGCGCGCCGTCCAGGGCGCGGCGATAGCGGGACTTCCGGCGTCGGCGATGGCGTACCTGGCGGAGGAAGTGCGGCCGAAGGCGCTGGTCGCGGCGATCGGCCTGTTCGTCGCGGGCAATTCGATCGGCGGCATGAGCGGGCGCATCCTGACCGGCTGGGTCGCCCAGGCCCTCGGCTGGCGCGCGGCGCTGCTCGCGGTGGGCGTACTGGCGGCGGTGTGCGCGGTCGCCTTCAAGGTGCTGCTGCCCAGCGCCCGCAACTTCCAGCCGGGTTCACTGAACCCGCGCGCCCTGGCCCACACGGTGCGCGGCCACCTCACCGACCCGCTCCTGGTCCGGCTGTATGTCATCGGCGCGCTGTTCATGACGGTGTTCGGCGCGGTCTACACGGTGATCGGCTACCGCCTCACCGCGGCCCCCTTCCATCTGCCGCAGGGCCTGATCGGCTCGATCTTCCTGGTCTACCTGGTCGGTACGGTCTCCTCGGCCACGGCCGGCAAGCTGGTGGCCCGGGTGGGCCGCAGGGGCGCCCTGTACCTGGCGGTGTCCACGACGGCGGCGGGCCTGCTGCTCTCACTCGCGAGCTCCCTGCCGGCGATCCTCGCGGGCCTTGTCCTGATCACCGCGGGCTTCTTCATGGGCCACTCCGTCGCCTCCTCCTCGGTCAGCCACACCGCCAAGCAGGGCCGCGCCCAGGCGTCCGCGCTCTACCAGTCCGCGTACTACCTGGGCTCCAGCGCGGGCGGCACGCTCGGCGCGGTCGCCTTCCACGCGGCGGGCTGGCCGGCCACGGTGGCGCTGGGCCTCGTCGCGGTCGTCGGCGTCGTATCGGTGACTCTGTACGGCACCCACGCGGCCCGCGCCGAGCGCCGCGTCCAGCGCCTGCGCTTGGCACACGCCCGCCCCTGA
- a CDS encoding helix-turn-helix domain-containing protein yields the protein MSATHTGVTTPAALGPCGREDHPDCGIRDVLDRIGDKWSVLVIVELAGGPRRFRELQRAVDGISQRMLTLTVRRLERDGLVLRTVYPTVPAQVDYRLTETGAGLTHLVKALADWSLAHRGAIAEARQAYDRTHPDHDIH from the coding sequence ATGTCAGCCACGCACACCGGGGTAACCACTCCTGCCGCCCTTGGCCCCTGTGGCCGCGAAGACCACCCCGACTGCGGGATCCGGGACGTCCTGGACCGCATCGGCGACAAATGGTCGGTGCTGGTGATCGTCGAACTCGCGGGCGGGCCGCGCCGGTTCCGCGAACTGCAACGCGCCGTCGACGGCATCTCCCAGCGCATGCTCACCCTCACCGTCCGCAGACTCGAACGTGACGGCCTCGTACTGCGCACCGTGTATCCGACCGTCCCGGCGCAGGTCGACTACCGGCTCACCGAGACCGGAGCCGGCCTGACCCACCTGGTCAAGGCACTCGCCGACTGGTCTCTGGCCCACCGGGGCGCCATCGCCGAAGCCAGGCAGGCGTACGACCGGACGCACCCCGACCACGACATTCATTGA